One window of Thermococcus sp. genomic DNA carries:
- a CDS encoding radical SAM protein, with the protein MPGLVRVSYGTAIAMGLIRAKLLARPTTAYLMTYWPGKCLNDCAFCAQARSSRADWEKLSRVTWPAFELDEVIENLPNGNFSRLCLQTVDYPGMHGDVLDLLSELSALGLPVSLSITPVGRELLEEFRGLGVDYIGVGLDVASEKLFNEIKPDLSWEGIWRFIDDVVGVFGTGRALVHIIVGLGETDRELVGTMRRVYEIGGDISLFAFTPIRGTRLEKAKPPSMERYRRIQLARWLLENGMEDAIVFEGDSIAGFSLSVEELSRIPPEVFSTHGCPGCNRPYYNERPGKEPYNYPFRPKREEVEFILRGLLLPR; encoded by the coding sequence GTGCCCGGGCTAGTTAGGGTTTCCTACGGTACCGCGATAGCCATGGGGCTCATAAGGGCGAAGCTCCTTGCCAGACCGACGACGGCTTACCTCATGACATACTGGCCTGGGAAGTGCCTGAACGACTGCGCCTTCTGCGCCCAGGCACGCTCAAGTAGAGCCGACTGGGAAAAGCTCTCCCGCGTCACGTGGCCGGCCTTTGAGCTCGATGAGGTAATCGAGAACCTTCCCAACGGTAACTTCTCAAGGCTCTGCCTCCAGACGGTTGATTACCCGGGGATGCACGGGGATGTGCTTGATTTGCTCTCCGAACTATCTGCTCTAGGGCTTCCCGTTTCCCTCTCTATAACCCCCGTTGGGAGGGAACTCCTTGAGGAGTTCAGAGGGCTCGGAGTTGATTACATAGGAGTTGGCCTCGACGTTGCGAGCGAGAAGCTCTTCAATGAGATAAAGCCCGACCTGAGCTGGGAGGGAATCTGGAGGTTTATCGACGACGTTGTTGGAGTCTTTGGAACCGGGAGAGCTCTCGTTCACATCATCGTTGGTCTCGGTGAGACGGACAGGGAGCTTGTGGGGACAATGAGAAGGGTCTACGAGATTGGAGGGGACATTTCCCTCTTTGCATTCACACCGATCAGGGGGACGAGGCTTGAAAAGGCGAAGCCCCCTTCCATGGAGCGCTACCGCAGGATACAGCTGGCGAGGTGGCTCTTAGAGAATGGAATGGAGGACGCCATAGTCTTCGAGGGAGACTCCATAGCGGGCTTTTCACTCTCTGTGGAAGAGCTTTCGAGAATCCCCCCTGAGGTCTTCTCGACCCACGGCTGTCCGGGTTGCAACAGGCCCTATTACAACGAGAGGCCGGGGAAGGAGCCCTACAACTACCCCTTCCGGCCCAAAAGGGAAGAGGTCGAGTTCATCCTGAGAGGGCTCTTATTACCTCGTTGA
- a CDS encoding indolepyruvate oxidoreductase subunit beta, with protein sequence MEFNLIITGVGGQGGLTLSRIIGNAAMVEGYNVRIGETLGMSQRYGSVLSYLRFGEEVYSPLIEEGEADLMLALEPAEALRNARFLSKKSVAIINAYPIHTATTLVGKERYPELDEIREAIGKICPVHMADFQKEADKINPRTLGVLMLGYAYGKGLIPLKKESLLEGIRLTLRERLWEMNFKAFERGVELSRE encoded by the coding sequence ATGGAGTTCAACCTCATAATAACCGGCGTCGGCGGTCAGGGTGGCTTGACCCTTTCGAGGATAATCGGGAACGCTGCTATGGTTGAAGGTTACAACGTCAGAATCGGCGAGACCCTTGGAATGAGCCAGCGCTACGGAAGCGTTCTGAGCTACCTCCGTTTCGGCGAGGAAGTTTATTCTCCCCTCATAGAGGAGGGGGAAGCCGATTTGATGCTCGCACTTGAGCCCGCTGAGGCCTTGAGGAACGCGCGCTTTTTGAGCAAAAAGAGCGTTGCCATAATCAACGCCTACCCGATTCACACGGCAACAACTTTGGTCGGCAAGGAGCGCTATCCCGAACTCGATGAGATAAGGGAAGCGATTGGGAAAATCTGCCCCGTCCACATGGCGGACTTTCAGAAGGAGGCTGACAAGATAAACCCTAGGACTCTGGGTGTTCTGATGCTCGGCTACGCCTACGGCAAGGGCCTAATCCCCCTGAAGAAGGAGTCCCTGCTTGAGGGAATAAGGCTGACCCTCCGCGAGAGGCTCTGGGAGATGAACTTCAAGGCCTTTGAGCGTGGCGTGGAGCTCTCAAGGGAGTGA
- a CDS encoding isoaspartyl peptidase/L-asparaginase family protein — translation MVAIIVHGGAGTIRKEERIPKVIAGVREAVLAGWRELKRGSALDAVEEAVKALEDNPLFNAGTGSVLTLDGRVEMDAAIMRGKTLEAGAVAGIWGVKNPISVARKVMERTDHVLLIGEGAVKFARLLGFEEYDPVTEERLKQWKELRKKLLEKGETRHWKKLNELIKEYPELLRSTVGAVAFDGEEVVAGTSTGGVFLKVFGRVGDTPIIGGGTYANEVAGASCTGLGEVAIKLALAKSATDFVRLGMNAQAASEAAISLATKYFGRDTMGIIMVDSNGNVGFAKNTKHMSYAFMRGGMDEPEAGV, via the coding sequence ATGGTAGCGATAATAGTTCACGGCGGGGCCGGGACGATAAGGAAGGAGGAGAGGATTCCAAAGGTAATAGCCGGCGTTAGGGAAGCTGTACTGGCCGGATGGAGGGAACTCAAGCGCGGTTCTGCACTGGATGCCGTTGAGGAAGCGGTCAAAGCCCTTGAGGACAATCCCCTCTTCAACGCCGGAACCGGGAGCGTTTTGACACTCGACGGCAGGGTTGAGATGGACGCTGCAATAATGCGCGGGAAGACCCTTGAGGCAGGTGCCGTTGCCGGAATCTGGGGGGTTAAAAATCCGATAAGCGTCGCCAGAAAGGTGATGGAGAGAACTGATCACGTGCTCTTGATTGGCGAGGGTGCCGTAAAGTTCGCCCGCCTGCTCGGCTTTGAGGAGTACGACCCAGTAACCGAGGAGCGGTTGAAACAGTGGAAGGAGCTCAGAAAAAAGCTCCTTGAGAAAGGGGAAACCAGGCACTGGAAGAAGCTCAACGAGCTGATAAAGGAGTACCCCGAACTGCTCAGGAGCACTGTTGGGGCGGTGGCTTTCGACGGCGAGGAGGTGGTTGCGGGCACGTCAACCGGTGGTGTCTTCCTCAAGGTCTTCGGCAGGGTCGGGGATACGCCGATAATAGGTGGCGGAACCTACGCCAACGAAGTTGCGGGGGCTTCCTGCACGGGACTCGGTGAGGTTGCCATAAAGCTCGCTTTAGCTAAAAGTGCCACCGACTTCGTTAGACTGGGGATGAATGCTCAGGCCGCGAGTGAGGCCGCTATAAGCCTCGCAACGAAGTACTTCGGCAGAGACACGATGGGCATCATAATGGTTGACTCGAACGGAAACGTCGGCTTCGCCAAGAACACGAAGCATATGAGCTATGCCTTCATGAGGGGGGGCATGGATGAACCGGAGGCTGGTGTTTAG
- a CDS encoding beta-ribofuranosylaminobenzene 5'-phosphate synthase family protein: MNRIVIRAPSHLHTGNPDLSGDMGRLYGTVGFAIETPRLEIEVREAEKDTSNDEDALRFIERFRESHDFPPVEVEVKSYIPKWVGIGFHTTLALSIGEGINRLFNLGLSFEDVALSMRRGLITALGFYALKVGGFIYEGGFPVDKREKVVPPLIFRGEMPEDWLFVVAIPETPRKALAEVRRREDEILDNLKKMPPELADRLSRIVLIKILPSFVERDIKTFGEGLYQFNHLLGKFWSDYQENVYCCDIVNEGIKLMLSKAYCACQTSWGPTFYGLVDGWEKAEVLRREVEAFLRENGDGGEVFITKADNRGTVVEHG; this comes from the coding sequence ATGAATCGGATTGTCATTAGGGCCCCTTCTCATCTCCACACCGGGAATCCAGATTTGAGCGGTGACATGGGAAGGCTCTACGGGACGGTGGGCTTTGCCATTGAAACTCCAAGGCTTGAAATCGAGGTCAGGGAAGCTGAGAAGGACACCTCAAACGACGAAGACGCTCTCCGTTTTATAGAGCGCTTCCGCGAGAGCCACGACTTCCCCCCTGTTGAGGTTGAAGTTAAAAGCTACATCCCCAAGTGGGTTGGAATAGGCTTCCACACAACGCTGGCCCTCAGCATAGGCGAGGGAATAAACAGGCTCTTCAACCTCGGTCTCTCCTTTGAGGATGTGGCCCTCTCCATGAGGCGCGGCCTAATAACGGCCCTCGGCTTCTACGCCCTCAAGGTCGGCGGTTTCATATACGAAGGTGGCTTCCCTGTGGACAAGCGTGAAAAGGTCGTCCCCCCGCTGATATTCAGGGGTGAAATGCCGGAGGACTGGCTCTTCGTAGTGGCCATACCAGAAACGCCGAGGAAGGCCCTTGCTGAGGTCAGGAGGAGGGAGGACGAGATACTGGACAACCTCAAGAAAATGCCTCCCGAACTGGCCGACAGGCTCTCGCGGATTGTCCTCATAAAGATCCTTCCCTCTTTCGTCGAGCGCGACATTAAAACCTTCGGCGAGGGGCTCTACCAGTTCAACCACCTCCTCGGGAAGTTCTGGAGCGACTACCAGGAGAACGTCTACTGCTGCGACATAGTCAACGAGGGAATAAAGCTGATGCTGAGCAAAGCTTACTGTGCCTGTCAGACGAGCTGGGGACCGACTTTCTACGGCCTCGTCGATGGCTGGGAGAAGGCCGAAGTTTTGAGGAGGGAGGTTGAGGCCTTCCTCCGCGAGAACGGGGATGGCGGGGAGGTTTTCATCACGAAAGCCGACAATCGCGGGACGGTGGTGGAGCATGGTTAA
- a CDS encoding MFS transporter has protein sequence MFRDYGRDARIIIMANALGQTFLQFSFFIMPFYLRALGYGTDMMGAFFSLQTLTAGLFFLLAGPLSLRLGYKRTLLTSAILGLAGRALQVFDGGTLVLLAGFLLVGVNMGLRQPNFSAFLSELVPGERRHEAFSRSFGLGTLFNAFGVLLAGVLPDYLVGMGIGEVTAYRATVALALLQFVFVIPALLAVGDVPVRGKRVVWRRELAVKILKFSLPSALIGLGAGITIPYMSIYFNLRFEKSLASIGGVFFVMQLAMGLGSFLLPELVRRMGPVRVITYFQGAATFLFLVFPSIETFVLAAAVYIARAILMNIVWPVNDSFMMGFFSTEEKATASGIRQAFSTFMRGAGNYLGGLLFATSLSYPFYATALLYATATALFYAFFIKHNR, from the coding sequence ATGTTCAGAGACTACGGAAGGGACGCAAGGATAATCATAATGGCCAACGCTCTCGGCCAGACCTTCCTCCAGTTCTCATTCTTCATAATGCCCTTCTACCTCAGGGCGCTAGGCTACGGGACGGACATGATGGGTGCTTTCTTCTCCCTCCAGACTCTAACCGCCGGGCTCTTCTTTCTCCTCGCCGGCCCCCTCTCACTGAGGCTTGGCTATAAGAGAACCCTCCTCACGAGTGCAATCCTGGGCCTCGCCGGGAGAGCCCTTCAGGTGTTCGACGGCGGAACGCTCGTCCTTCTCGCAGGTTTCCTCCTCGTCGGGGTCAACATGGGGCTCAGGCAACCAAACTTCTCGGCCTTCCTCAGCGAGCTTGTCCCAGGGGAGAGAAGGCACGAGGCTTTCTCCCGGAGCTTCGGCCTTGGAACCCTCTTCAACGCCTTCGGCGTTTTATTGGCTGGAGTCCTGCCCGATTACCTCGTTGGCATGGGGATTGGCGAGGTAACGGCATACAGAGCCACGGTTGCACTCGCCCTGCTTCAGTTCGTCTTCGTAATTCCTGCCCTTCTGGCTGTTGGAGACGTGCCTGTTAGGGGGAAGAGGGTGGTATGGAGGAGAGAGCTTGCCGTGAAGATACTCAAGTTTTCCCTTCCGAGCGCGCTCATAGGCCTTGGGGCTGGAATAACGATACCCTACATGAGCATCTACTTCAACCTGCGCTTCGAAAAGAGCCTGGCATCGATAGGTGGCGTCTTCTTCGTGATGCAACTGGCGATGGGACTCGGTTCTTTCCTCCTTCCTGAGCTGGTCAGGAGGATGGGCCCTGTGAGGGTTATAACCTACTTCCAGGGGGCTGCCACCTTCCTCTTCCTTGTTTTCCCCTCGATAGAAACCTTCGTCCTCGCGGCGGCGGTCTACATAGCCCGGGCCATCCTGATGAACATAGTCTGGCCCGTTAACGACTCCTTCATGATGGGCTTCTTCTCGACGGAGGAGAAGGCAACGGCCTCGGGGATAAGACAGGCCTTTTCGACTTTTATGCGCGGTGCCGGGAACTACCTCGGGGGACTCCTCTTTGCTACCTCACTGAGCTATCCGTTCTACGCTACCGCGCTCCTCTACGCTACGGCGACGGCACTCTTCTACGCCTTCTTCATCAAGCACAACAGGTGA
- a CDS encoding MFS transporter, with protein sequence MKKTIRNIWLLNFSTFFFFLGISLTNPIVSPFAITLGANPFLVGLIAGVTSFLSLISKPIGGFIGDKGYRLELMMAGNVISLISGILYVVSAHISSISLFAFARALHGFSMGLFFPSSLSTAVDLAPVGRIGETLGWRGTMFSLGNIIGPALGGYLSDYLGFAGAFSFVSIFSTVGFLFVVPVWREVGRIRGEDGRSGEVHYRALLKASFVFTSLALLFFSASYSGVLTYLPALYKFLGLPQRVFGLYMMVVGATSFITRLVGGKTADRVGPVPVSSVGILVVIVGYTLLNFMIFPPDSYLSAIFIGAGFGLAVPAMQMMALAPLPGRIRAMGSSVYTMFFDLGMLGGQVTLGYVADVGGYKAVFPILPFLAGVALISVLVPKLKGEGSARAS encoded by the coding sequence GTGAAGAAAACCATCAGAAACATCTGGCTCCTTAACTTCTCCACGTTCTTTTTCTTCCTCGGGATAAGTTTGACCAACCCAATAGTTTCTCCCTTTGCTATAACCCTTGGGGCGAATCCCTTTCTAGTGGGCCTTATAGCGGGCGTGACTTCGTTCCTCTCTCTCATCTCAAAGCCCATTGGAGGATTCATAGGGGACAAAGGTTACCGCCTTGAGCTGATGATGGCTGGAAACGTTATATCTCTCATTAGCGGCATTCTCTACGTTGTCTCGGCTCATATATCAAGCATATCCCTCTTCGCCTTTGCCAGAGCACTCCACGGCTTTTCTATGGGGCTCTTCTTCCCGTCGAGTCTCTCAACGGCTGTGGATCTAGCACCCGTCGGGAGGATTGGGGAAACCCTCGGCTGGCGCGGGACGATGTTCTCCCTCGGCAACATAATAGGCCCGGCTCTTGGGGGCTACCTCTCGGACTACCTCGGCTTTGCCGGGGCTTTCTCCTTTGTGTCAATTTTCTCCACTGTGGGTTTTCTCTTTGTGGTGCCGGTATGGAGGGAGGTTGGTAGAATACGCGGAGAAGACGGTAGGAGCGGTGAGGTTCATTACCGGGCACTGCTGAAGGCTTCTTTCGTATTCACCTCCCTGGCCCTTCTGTTTTTCTCCGCCTCATATTCGGGAGTTTTGACCTATCTCCCCGCCCTTTACAAGTTCCTTGGTCTTCCCCAGCGGGTTTTTGGTCTCTACATGATGGTCGTTGGGGCAACAAGCTTCATTACAAGGTTGGTGGGTGGAAAAACGGCCGACAGAGTTGGTCCGGTTCCGGTTTCCTCCGTTGGGATTCTGGTGGTTATTGTTGGGTACACCCTCCTCAACTTCATGATCTTTCCCCCGGACTCGTATCTCAGCGCCATCTTTATCGGGGCGGGCTTTGGTCTCGCGGTTCCTGCGATGCAGATGATGGCCCTAGCACCCCTCCCCGGAAGAATACGCGCCATGGGGTCGAGTGTATACACGATGTTTTTCGACCTCGGAATGCTCGGAGGTCAGGTTACCCTCGGCTACGTTGCAGATGTTGGAGGTTATAAGGCGGTCTTTCCCATCCTCCCCTTTCTTGCCGGCGTAGCCCTTATAAGCGTCCTCGTGCCCAAGTTGAAAGGTGAAGGAAGTGCCCGGGCTAGTTAG
- a CDS encoding DUF1464 family protein: MVKAVGIDSGTKSMDVFGFDDETGEVIIDTAVDRNKVTENPGVIVELLREVQGEHGKIDAIVGPCGYGIPLKPAREATDEEIALATFITEADVRRRLKIVGLRELMLLLREAEDLNVYFTPGVIHLPTVSEWRKANRIDLGTADKVFTVALAMVREAERKGMPYSETNLIAVEVGFAYTSAMAVKNGQIVDAMAGTAGFPGYLGMGFMDGELAYALANSLEDFGKMVLFQGGASYIAGIDPFSVPPEEFVKLAKEDENVRKGYTAMIEAIVKDVFALLPSARPESVYISGRFSRIPEFFGDVKEALENAFETYGFSVDVLKLESRAKAKEAAEGSAIIANGIAGGKYRELVETLRLRESSGSIFDWVKLKERNKLRIFEELIL; this comes from the coding sequence ATGGTTAAGGCCGTCGGTATAGACTCCGGGACGAAGAGCATGGACGTATTCGGCTTCGACGACGAGACAGGGGAGGTTATTATTGACACGGCTGTTGACAGGAATAAAGTAACCGAGAACCCGGGCGTAATCGTCGAGCTCCTGCGGGAGGTTCAGGGGGAGCACGGGAAGATTGACGCTATAGTCGGCCCCTGCGGCTACGGAATACCGCTGAAGCCAGCGAGGGAAGCCACGGACGAGGAGATAGCTCTGGCCACTTTTATCACCGAGGCTGACGTGAGGAGGAGGCTCAAGATAGTCGGCCTGAGGGAGCTTATGCTCCTCCTCAGGGAGGCGGAAGACCTCAACGTCTACTTCACGCCCGGCGTCATACACCTTCCGACGGTTTCCGAGTGGAGAAAGGCCAACAGGATTGACCTTGGCACGGCTGATAAGGTCTTCACGGTCGCTCTTGCGATGGTAAGGGAAGCCGAGAGGAAGGGCATGCCCTACTCCGAGACCAACCTCATCGCTGTGGAAGTCGGCTTCGCCTACACTTCAGCGATGGCCGTTAAGAACGGCCAGATAGTCGATGCCATGGCTGGAACGGCTGGCTTCCCGGGCTACCTCGGAATGGGCTTCATGGACGGCGAGCTCGCCTACGCTTTAGCTAATTCCTTGGAAGATTTTGGAAAGATGGTTCTCTTCCAGGGTGGTGCCTCCTACATAGCCGGAATCGACCCCTTCTCGGTCCCTCCCGAGGAGTTCGTGAAGCTGGCAAAGGAAGACGAGAACGTTAGGAAAGGGTACACCGCTATGATCGAGGCCATCGTGAAGGACGTCTTTGCCCTGCTGCCCTCCGCAAGGCCCGAGTCGGTATACATCAGCGGGCGCTTTTCGAGGATCCCGGAGTTCTTCGGCGACGTCAAGGAGGCCCTTGAGAATGCCTTCGAGACCTACGGCTTTTCGGTTGATGTTCTCAAGCTTGAGAGCAGGGCAAAGGCTAAAGAAGCCGCCGAGGGGAGCGCTATAATAGCGAACGGCATCGCCGGAGGAAAGTACAGGGAGCTCGTCGAGACGCTCCGCCTGAGGGAGAGCTCGGGCTCTATCTTTGACTGGGTAAAGCTGAAGGAGCGGAATAAGCTCAGGATTTTCGAAGAGCTAATTCTATGA
- a CDS encoding phosphate uptake regulator PhoU, whose amino-acid sequence MEFRKIQFTGRSSYIISLPKKWVRDNNLRQGDAVPLVINPDGSITIFPKEPKETSEKKVLEISPEFSPDMAIRLVISAYIQGYDVIDIVFPGEMPLYKVKVRKVLQTLPGVEIILDEPQRIVAKSLLDEDEVNLAELLRRVRSIVLSMLGDLELLVAGSNGEIKRDIYDLENELDRFYFLIIRTVNRLLSRHNVSEESGLVRRTFDLMAILFIARDIERIGDHIIRIADNPDGVDVPYLRDKFDAMIAQIERRNLREIDKLMLEIRERIRAIDYRESLAKESFRRILEYLENIGETIINMALS is encoded by the coding sequence ATGGAGTTCAGGAAGATACAATTTACCGGCAGGAGTTCATACATAATCTCACTGCCCAAGAAATGGGTTCGGGATAACAACCTCAGGCAGGGGGATGCGGTTCCGCTGGTCATAAACCCCGACGGGAGCATAACGATATTCCCTAAGGAGCCAAAGGAAACCAGCGAGAAGAAAGTTCTGGAGATATCGCCCGAGTTCTCGCCGGACATGGCGATAAGGCTCGTGATATCTGCCTACATACAGGGCTACGACGTAATCGACATAGTCTTCCCGGGCGAGATGCCCCTCTACAAGGTCAAGGTCAGAAAGGTTCTTCAGACCCTTCCGGGCGTTGAGATAATCCTCGACGAGCCCCAGAGGATAGTTGCCAAGAGCCTCCTCGACGAGGACGAGGTGAACCTCGCCGAACTCCTCAGGAGAGTGCGCTCCATAGTTCTCTCGATGCTCGGCGACCTTGAGCTCCTCGTTGCCGGCTCGAACGGCGAGATAAAGCGAGATATCTACGACCTTGAGAACGAACTGGATCGCTTCTACTTCCTCATCATCAGAACGGTAAACAGGCTCCTCAGCAGGCACAACGTCAGCGAGGAGAGCGGTCTCGTGAGGAGAACCTTTGACCTCATGGCGATACTCTTCATAGCCAGGGACATCGAGAGAATAGGCGACCACATAATCAGGATAGCCGACAACCCGGACGGCGTTGACGTCCCCTACCTCAGGGACAAGTTCGACGCCATGATTGCCCAGATAGAGCGTAGGAACCTCAGGGAGATCGACAAGCTGATGCTTGAGATACGGGAACGCATAAGGGCCATAGACTACCGCGAGTCCCTGGCCAAGGAGAGCTTCCGGAGAATTCTGGAGTACCTTGAGAACATTGGGGAGACCATAATAAACATGGCCCTGAGTTAG